Genomic segment of Arachis hypogaea cultivar Tifrunner chromosome 11, arahy.Tifrunner.gnm2.J5K5, whole genome shotgun sequence:
aaaattgatattattttttaataagtaggtctattttaaaataattatcaatTGCACATGTGTGTATAAACCAAAGAGAACAAATGTTAGGATACTTTAACTTAATTAACAAGTATACTTTATTATatcccataataataataataataataataataataataataataataataattattattattattattttattctttttatttatttggaataaaaaattaatcgcaaaagtttcttttttttttaaagataacaaCCTATTTaacattatttgattttttatacaTATACGAGTTAAAGTAAAGGTGATAAACATATGTTAACTACCGTAAAACATCCACATATACAGTAAGTATTGTGTAAACATAATCCATAACTAACATATATCCAATATTACTAGTTTAATTTTCGTGGTCTGCCCGCCGGTACATGCGGCACCAACGTGAGCATCGCCAACATCCATTCCCGTGGTACGGGTcctttttaccttattttttgtGCTGCGGACAGGACATGTTCGTTTGGTATGACCCGGCAACTTACATGCGCACACTTCCtcatgttttgtttttgttttcgcaCCCTAGGTGCACCCTTGGTTCGCACAACATCAGGATCACGGAGTTTGGCAGCTGTGACGTCACCGTTGCCGTCACCGTTGCCGTCGCCCTTTTTGGAGAACATCTCCTCCAGTTTAGCACGTAGCTCCTGTAGCCCCTTCATCGCCTCTGTGAATAGACTGAATTGTTGTGCCCCAAGAAAAAACAACCAAAGAGACACGGAATGCAATGCCCCATGACGAAGCAAAAACTCCCGGTCACCAGCATCATATTTTTTCTCCACATACTCGCCAACATGTTTTGCATCTTTCGTCCATCGCTTCAACATCAAATGCTTCAGGACCTCCATCACATGCTCGTGCTTCATGACGAAGAACATATGCTTACATGGGTAACCATGTGTGTCCAAAAGTAACAGTCACACTGCAACCTTCCCATATTCTTGTCACATAAGACCACAATAGGCCGGCCAGGATGCCCAAATTCATCTACTGTGTACACTTTGGTGGTAAGCGACCACCGAACCCCCACAAAGTTAACAGAAGCAACGGCTTCGAGTTCCTTCTTCACATCATTGAAAACTGTTCGGGTATACGCTCTAGCGGCAAACTGTTCCAAGGAGTCCAACGAGGTCGTCAACACAGGGTCACCATAGATCGACCTGAACTGAGATAGTAACTCGTTATTCCTAAACTCCCAAAGAAGCAGCTCAAGGTTTTGGACAAGTTCCAGCATTGTGTGCTTTGATTGAAGAAACTTCTTCACCACGATGTTAATGCGTTGGCCTACATCTCCCTCTTCCTGTACACCTGGTTCCCCCACAAGGTGTCATTCAATCCATACTCAGCCGATGCTTCGGCCCACTCGGTCTCAAAGTCCTCGAACCCCATGTTTGCATACAGCCACCTATTGAATAGCTGGCGTAAAGCCACATCCTTGATGTTAGATGTAACATTCTTCTCAATGTGCCATGCACAAAGTTGATGGGTTGCATCCGAAAAAACTTTTCGAACAGCCTCCCAGATTGAATCATCTCCGTCAGTCACAACAACCAATGGCACCTTGTTGCACATGACCTCCAAAAAATTCTCCAACAGCCATGTATACGAAGCGATGCTCTCATCTAACACCAACCCAAACTCAAATATACAAGTTTGCTTGTGGTTATTATAGCCAGAAAAAATAACCAGCGGCCTATTATACTTGTTCTTCTTATATGTTGAGTCGAATGCAAGAACATCGTCAAAGTACTGGTAGTCAATCCTGCTTCCACCGTCTGCCCAGAGTAAATTCGCTAGCATGTCATCCGCAATCACATTATACCGCGGCATAGACATCGGGTCAGTATCAACTTTTCCCTCCAGGTACACTATAGCCGAGTTCGCATCCCCGTCGGCTATTCTAGCACGCCTACTCCTGTCAACGTAGTTATAGGCATCCTTCTTCAGGAAACCAACTAGAGAATACCCACCGGCCAGGTACTGCATCGTCTTCGAGGTCGAGATTCCGCACCCTTGCATCCCATTTATTTGAGCTTTTGCCGCTTCTGTCATGGACCGAAAATTTGGAATTAGGTGAACCATGCCATGATGTGTGAGCGCATGGTTGTGCTTCGTGATAACCTTCTTCACCCTCCAGATGTTATTGCTCCTGTCAAGGTATATGGACATCCTCGCCTCACGGTTTGTCCTTGTCTCCGGCTTGTGAGGCCTCCTCCTATCCACCCGATTGTAATGTTTTCTATGTCTGACCCCTTCTCTATTGCAAAAAATCTTTGCCTAATTAGGTTCCCACCTCCATCCTTAAACATATTCCCCTTACGAATTCCAAAACCATGAAACCTCCCCAACTTCTAATAGAAATCATATGCATCTTCCTCCGTTGGAAATACCTTTCTTAATATGTCGTCGTCGGTGAGAGAAGCAACATCGCCGTAATCAACACCATCGTCATTCCGTGTGTACAACACATCTTTCAAGTTGACTATTGCCATATTCAAATTCACCTGCATAACAATCATAACACACCAAAATCAAGTACTATAGATCCAACATGTAGAGATGAATTAATAgcataaaaatatataagaagaCAACACTGATGGTTCAAATAATCATTGAATACAATGCAAAGCTACTTATTCATTGAGATCTCACATTATACAAACAACTTTCATGACTTAAGTTTGCACATTTTCAATAaataattctaaccaatgttattttttattttactatgaTATGTATAAATCACTTATAGTACAAAAGAATTtgtaaagaattaaaaaaattaaataaattcactATTTATATTGAATTAAGTAGAGGCAGATGCATGTTTACCAAGTGATGTAGGATTGTTTATCATTCCACTGGTAATTGAATATATGCCTCCAAAGGAGAACTTAAATTCAGGGAACTTTAATGAGTTCAAATCTAGCAGCATATAATACAATCCATAGTTGAAGAGTTTAGCAATGAAAATGTACAAATATGCATTGAAAATGTACAAAATTTCAATAAACACTACAAAATAGCAAAAAGTAATCACATTATTGCgaaattcaaaaagaatgaaaaccAGATAAACCCAATCATAAACACTATTTCCAAATTAAATAAGAAGTCAACCAAAAATCACCTTGCAAATCCAATTAAAAACAGCTATTCACTTTGTACCCTAAACACCAATTAAATCACATGAACCAAAATTAATTTGAGGGAAAACAACACAGTTCAATGCTTACGAGTTTAATGAGAAAAAAAATGGCAACAACAACAGAACAAATCAGTTATCATTTATCACAAAATTCAGATTCAAAACACAAATCAAGAATCAAGTAATCAGAGATAttcaaaatcacaaatcactaCTTCAGACTTCAGAgacattcaaattcaataattCAAGTACTTCAGAGACATTTAAATTCTACCTACAGCATTCAACAATATACAAATTTCCACCATTAGCTAAGTTTCTACCGTTAGCAACCTCACAGAGTGAATTCTGCCTAATAGAGTAAGTTTCCACCATTAGCAACCATACATACAAATTTTCACAGAGTAACAGAGCATTCAGAACCATACATACAAATTTGCAAATACAAGACAGAATCAAACTTCAAACCAAGACCGAagaccgaagaagaagaattgaagaaccaaATTTCAGAACCAAAATGCAAAGTAAGACCGAAGCAGACttgaagaaaaatagaaaaaaaattgaagaagaggACCAAACCCTCAGTGAAGATGAAGACGAGAAGCCAATAACCTGGGTCCGTCCTGAGAAGCCAGTGAAGATGAAGAGCCGAAGACGACCTGCAGAGTTACTGGGTTAGGCAGTGACGATGGAGGACCTGGGTTAGGCGGCGATGATGGAGGAAGAAGCGGCGGTGCTGAGGACCTGGGACGGTGGCGACGTTGATGACCTGGGTTAGGCGGCGACGATGGAGGGCTAGGCGGAGGGCTAGGCGGCTAGGGATTCTTTGATTCTGCGTTCTCCAGTACATGAATAAATGAATGATTGGGGAAAAGGAGGTGTTGGGGTCACGAGGGGGGGGTTGGGAATGACCTGGATcagtttttttaacaaattaaaaaacggcgtcgttttatcCGAACCGGCCAGTTACCGGTCCGGCCCAACCGGCCGGTTCTCTGCCGTTTCGACGGTTTTTCAACACCATGATTCTTACTCATGTTAAATTGTTCTTTGGTACTGGATCCGCATAATAAGTTCCACTTGGGCTACTGTCTCATTTAAACAAAGGCCAACACAAAACAATCCTTCACTCAACAATAAGGCCCAACTTGCATAGCCCAACACTGCCGGAAAATTTCATTGGCCCACCAACTATGTTCTCCCAAAAAATTGTTTAACATCATCCTTCCATTACCAATGACACTTAGCAACTAATCCTCTACACCCTTATATGACCCACATCTGAAAAGCTCCTCTCTTTCCATCTTGTGTCAGGAATATTTTGTTTGCACTGATTGCCCAAGTCCATCTAACACCACAGGTGTCGTGCAACGGATACATGCACATGGCATCCACACCTCTGGATGTTCTCTTCAATCCATACCATAGTCTTTGCCTTTTTTTGAATGTATCTCTCACGAGCAAAATACTCTTTGCCTACCTCTAATTGTGAAATACCATTGTCGACATCCTCATAAGAAGTTCACTAAAGTTACCCGCATATGTATCTCTTTTGTCTTCAACtaacaatcatattatgcaatatgATGCAAGCTCATTATTTTTTCAAGCTTTTCTTTATCCCAAAATCGTATTGGGCCATGAATGATTGCGAAATGAACTTGCAACACTCCACATACTCGTTCTACATCCTTCTGTTGTCCTTTTTGATATTGTGCAAACAATTTTCATTTCTCTCATTGTGGTTGAGATATTGATTTAACAAACGTTGCCCATTCAAGATATATATCATCTAATAAATAGTAATCTATATTGTATGAGTTACTATTTATAGTGTAGTTTATCTCTGGAGCGTGATCTTGTAAAATATCGTCAAACACTGATGAACGATTTAACACATTAATATCATTATTGGAACTATCATGATAACCGCTTAAGAACATACATTTCCAAGCTTTTGGACAATTTTCTCACTTCCAATGCATACAGTTAATGCTTCCCATCATGCCCGGAAAGCCATGGTCCTCTTCTATCTTTAGAAGGAGTTGTACATCATTCGAGTTTGGGGTACGTAAGTATTCACACTTGAAAACTGAAGTTACATCTTCAACAAACTTTTCCAAGCACTCAATTGCAGTGTTTTCACCTATTCACACATAGTCGTCAACACCGTCAGCCGAGACTCCATATGCCAACATACGCATGGCAGCTGTGCATTTTTGCAATAGAGATAAGCCTTTATTACCTAAGACATTGACTCTTTGCTAGAAATATGGATATATCTTAAAAAGAGCTTCCACAATGCGAAGAAGGACATGTTTTTTCATTTGAAATCTCCGTCGAAATATATCATAAGAGAATACTGAGTTAGGTGTAAAGTAATAATTGAAAAGTCATTGATGTCCATCTTCACGACCTCTATCTATCCTTTTACAAGTTTTGGGCGAAGAACCTTCCTCATACAATTGTAACACGATTTCAAGTTGGTGTTCGTCTGAGTCATCAAACAAAAATTCTTTAGTCCAATCACTCAGATTCATGCCATCAGAGTTGTCTGAGTCACTGAATACAATTTTCTCAGCCAAGTCATCCAAGGACTTGTCACCGAAATCATTATAGTTTCAATCCATGACTAAAGGCTGAAACTTGAATGAATATAGCAagtaaaagaatattttaaaaggAGATAGTAGGAGTAGATATGACCAAAGAATTATAAGAGTCAGAAAAAAAAGTGTGAGCAAATATATTGAGAccttatcttatatttatattgGTGTTTGAAACGGTTAGTTTTAACGGCTAGTTTTCAATGACCACTTTTTACTTGTTAGTTTCAAACAATTAGTATTTAATGCCTAATTTCAAACGGCTATTACTTAACGGCTATTTCAAATAGataattttcaaatacaaaaGAAATAACTAAATAACTTAACAAACTATAACCAacattacataattaaaatattaaataaattaaaaataacaagaaaaactcaataaaaataaataaataacacctTAATAAAAAATGACATATgagttttacataattaaaatattaaataaattaaaaattacatcaaacttaaactaaaaataaataacacctGAATAAAAAAAGATGACATAAGAGATAAAAATAAACTAGTAAACACAATACCCTAAAAGTATTTTGCATGATTTTTTTCCATCATTTTAGCAAGAATGCTCGACATTATTCCATCATTGAAGATGTGTTTGCATTTATAATTTGTATCTCTGCTTCCATCTCGCTTTTCCCGAATTTGTCAAGGAGCTCCTGAGAATTTTGCCGAGTGAAAATACATTAAGTATGAGGGAGGCTTACAGAGTGATATTTTGAGCTATGACCGATGGAGATCAGGGTGTTTTCTAAACTCGTAAATAACAGTAGGGTGGCCGAGAAGTGTGTGAGGAAGGCAGCAGCAGAAAGGGGAAGCATGAGGATGCCTTTTCAGAGAACTCTAGGGAGGAATTTTGCACCCAGAGGAAGGAACTTTAAGCGTGGGGGATTTATTCAGCAACCTAATCAGGGTCAAGGCAGTTTTAGGAGACCGAATAACAATGCGAATCAAGGAAggaggtttgggaagcagccacaaCAAGACTTGAGTTGTAAGAGATGTGGAAAGTATCATCTTGGTGTACCGTGCAGATTTGGATAAGGGGTATGCTACTTTTGTGGACAGCCCGGGCACCTGGTTGGGAATTGTCCGGAGAAGAAGATGTATGAGACCGGTAGAGTACAGCAGTCGGGGAGAGTGTACACCACTTCTGTAGCAGGTGCCAAGGGATTAGAGACACTGATTAGAGATAACTATGAGATAGCCGGTAAAGTTTTAAGTGCTTTGTTTGACTCTGGAGCATGGTGcggaatttacaaccacaaactaaccggcaagtgcaccaggtcgtaccaagtaatacctcaggtgagtgagggtcgatcccacgaggattgatggactaagcaacaatggttgattaatttacttagttagacaagcagaaaatggtgtttaaaagttcaaaagcattaaatagtaaattcagtaaattagaaagcaagcagtaaacgagttatgaataatatatggagaaacagttaaggcttcagagttatctattttccggattgacttttcttactaactattttaatcatgcaagattcaattcatggcaaactatatatgactaagccctaattccttagaccttcttagtctactctaactttcatcaaccaccaattccttggtcacttaattctaattagagggtgaagttcaattgtagtttatgtgccacagaaactctaattacccaaataaaaaggattatatgtcacgtatcccattaaattcagataattagaagtttaggagaaattgttttcaagctgttgttcaagtaaagagcttttccaagttatacaagaactcaattagaacaagggtcatacttccgttccacccaaattcataaaataaaaaatgaaaacaattcttgaaatagaaatcaatacatgaattaaaatagaaaattaatagtatcaatccatacaatagacagagctcctaaccttaacaatggaggtttagttgctcatggttcagagagaaaataaggattctggtaaaaactgtaaagtgcggaatgaggtagaagagaagagaggccCGAATggctgattctttttcctttttatatctaatcttaattaatataaaatatattttctaaaactaaaataatatcttttcctatttataaataaaataaacttaaatcaaaattaaaataaatctttGAATGGCTTCAGTTTGGACGCTAGGATCACTTGTGTATtaaggtccacgctgaacttgaaaattctcaagTTCAGCATGGATGAGGCAGTGTCTCTTTGAGTGAGTTCCTTGGGTCCACGCTTAACTTGGgaattctcaa
This window contains:
- the LOC112721388 gene encoding protein FAR1-RELATED SEQUENCE 5-like, whose translation is MTEAAKAQINGMQGCGISTSKTMQYLAGGYSLVGFLKKDAYNYVDRSRRARIADGDANSAIVYLEGKVDTDPMSMPRYNVIADDMLANLLWADGGSRIDYQYFDDVLAFDSTYKKNKYNRPLVIFSGYNNHKQTCIFEFGLVLDESIASYTWLLENFLEVMCNKVPLVVVTDGDDSIWEAVRKVFSDATHQLCAWHIEKNVTSNIKDVALRQLFNRWLYANMGFEDFETEWAEASAEYGLNDTLWGNQVYRKREM